The proteins below are encoded in one region of Pangasianodon hypophthalmus isolate fPanHyp1 chromosome 6, fPanHyp1.pri, whole genome shotgun sequence:
- the mical3a gene encoding protein-methionine sulfoxide oxidase mical3a isoform X6, translating into MGDGGVGAAGEGINQSHVLFDRFVQASTCKGTLKAFQELCDFLELKPSEYRVFYHKLKSKLNYWKAKALWAKLDKRASHKEYKKGRACANSKCLIIGAGPCGLRTAIELGFLGAKVVLLEKRDAFSRNNVLHLWPFTIQDLRGLGAKKFYGKFCAGSIDHISIRQLQLMLLKMALLLGIEIHVNVEFKGLIEPPEDQENERIGWRAEVHPKTHPVSELEFDVIIGADGRRNTLSGFRRKEFRGKLAIAITANFINRNTTAEAKVEEISGVAFIFNQKFFQDLREATGIDLENIVYYKDDTHYFVMTAKKQSLLEKGVILHDYVDTEMLLSRSNVDQAALLSYAREAADFSTNHQLPKLDFAINHYGQPDVAMFDFTCMYASENAALVRQRNGHQLLVAIVGDSLLEPFWPMGTGIARGFLAAMDSAWMVRSWAQGASPLEVLAERESIYRLLPQTTPENVSKNYSQYTLDPTTRYPNISLHLLRPNQVRHLLDTGETREIRIDMENVVNSSTPKLTRNELLLEKQFQESVARSSKLLNWCQRQTDGYRGVSVSDLTMSWKSGLALCALIYRYRPDLIDFDSLDEKDVEKNNQLAFDIAEKEFGISPIMTGKEMSIVVEPDKLSMVMYLSQFYEMFKDTVPPGENHNLSPEEKAALIASTKSPISFLSKLGQSINISRKRNPKQDKKEKELDGLGKRRKTSQTGQSEDEEPQRPVRDERTFVATALTERRVDPTAAANNNKVKSMATQLLAKFEENAPVQSTGLKRQIDSMPDLGLALSPSLPSTSLKEPVQLAPLPAWRKASRSSDGLRSCPKKTILLYPPPPSSSSPSLSSHTQKNVLKLVIDEHDSDDDDNQDHLTFSYRESEFRSVEPVHVVNIQERAEALAAKFTGQSSKPEKPQPMKKPSRFFLQQWLLSHGLHPGQPSCSPDPQQEETQSLRLHSDDQVPIHIPSIQERAERLASLFKDKPARPKPKKKPSRFLIEQWHRKREMSTDPQLTSLSLNRQMYTGGVSLLAEQIANQLQPQEDCRSRPDKRELGSLRKEFPQNIGGSDVCFFCRKRVYVMERLSAEGKFFHRSCFKCDYCGTTLRLSSYAFDVEDGKFYCKPHYCYRLSGQAQRKRPAPPAAPLQPKESQAPVIPAASLDAPGAPCPVERGPSAPEVNGLAEPSVAKRLKGTPERIELENYRLSMQREEELEEVPEETLAEHNLSSVLDKGTDVDEGSSSSESDMEEEGEELEPPANSDLGGVPWKEAVELHAKLKAGSEAGASRKEGDLEEEEEEEEGDEEEDEEEEEDEEEEEEDEEEEESSDEGEYYPWERELQSGLWLENLKDEEDTGTFKARNLRIQQTLEPVDPVLPQTEGEKEECSDSGSLPSLLTQNTQPVSCTVPSHKSLRHEAVRAWLDSMSGEPCVEDEEEPEAEAGSPDIEPGTELDEEDIPSDAEAEARSQLVEDPEPLPVDTGKPASLEQVSRIEHTERVSVSPKEIIVDVILTPIPKPSTPTEEIKEKLTPVLIKSPGTRFFPEPFLPDYTKTEVPPSPEVKTPNTPVAVASPIRFQPAPLPDTVTPKSPVQVESCACSPSANPLSPICAQPLPCQEPSSPLSSGSPVRTQPVPAVTSTPLTKPASERTTTESLNAKDSTVETPVKKTDIIEEFWLKSAEIRRSLGLIPLDRSKAVEKSIIKTPTADPVLSKPPISEDISEKPAFTGRTVIHRLNITVEGQVISPVEPKSSSSERKDLSSSSGLGLNDSNTTSQTPTCDSINNSDSTMLTPPSSPPPPPPNEEPATLTKKKPQVSWEKLSTPSKEPEVEKAPTKVKTPTSPNQDTFVTVPVAAPRTNPPVVMRIKEPNKPRREEVRKSFAECVDEIPFADDVEDTYDDRTPDTSMQDRFYTPPTSRVNRDKPSLHLALAMENGKPNIHGGLVSRSVKGPQHFSPEAKEIAEERMREREKSVKSQALKDAMAKQINKMKEAESNKGAVAKVAWNVSDVAVKHKQRSSSPKSSAVKALESKKQAEGLPDRFFTSPLNKSVDSSVTSSESSTGGKSKKRSSLFSPRKNKKEKKAKNESRHSGTEETPPKHKSLWKAVFSGYKKDKKKKDDKSSPSTPSSSTTVDSGKKKGSPVARSSDLHLRRNLSFSEDSDLSCDDVLERSSQKSKADSVYVPHALAFKRSYATKKTYTEEELNAKLTRKVQKAARRQAKQEELKRLHRAQIIQRQLEQVEEKQRQLEERGVAVEKALRGEAGLHKGSSVSPKQRKRRSDYWGESNYSEILDLHLGGMGKKDDPKLMQEWFKLVQEKNALVRYESELMIFARELELEDRQSRLQQELRERMAIEDHLKTEAELTEEKRILNEMLEVVEQRDSLVALLEEQRLREKEEDKDLEAVMLSKGFNLNWA; encoded by the exons ATGGGAGATGGAGGTGTCGGTGCAGCAGGAGAGGGGATCAATCAGTCACACGTTCTCTTTGACCGCTTCGTTCAGGCCTCCACCTGTAAGGGGACCCTTAAAGCTTTTCAGGAGCTGTGTGACTTCCTTGAGCTCAAGCCCAGTGAGTATCGAGTCTTCTACCACAAGCTCAAGTCCAAGCTCAACTACTGGAAGGCGAAAGCACTCTGGGCCAAGCTAGACAAACGTGCCAGCCACAAGGAGTACAAGAAAGGCAGAGCTTGTGCTAACTCTAAG TGTCTGATCATCGGAGCAGGACCATGTGGCCTGCGCACGGCTATAGAACTTGGCTTTCTGGGAGCCAAGGTGGTCCTGTTGGAGAAGAGAGATGCTTTCTCCCGCAACAATGTCCTCCACCTGTGGCCTTTCACCATTCAGGATCTGCGGGGTCTCGGCGCAAAAAAGTTCTACGGAAAATTCTGTGCCGGCTCCATAGACCATATCA GTATTCGTCAGCTGCAATTGATGTTGCTGAAAATGGCTCTGCTCTTAGGTATCGAGATCCATGTCAATGTGGAGTTCAAAGGCCTCATCGAACCCCCAGAAGACCAAGAGAATGAGA GGATTGGCTGGAGAGCTGAAGTCCATCCTAAAACCCACCCTGTTAGCGAGCTGGAGTTTGATGTCATCATTGGGGCAGATGGGAGGAGAAACACGTTGTCAG GGTTCAGAAGGAAAGAGTTCAGGGGCAAGCTGGCCATCGCCATCACGGCCAACTTTATTAACCGCAACACTACAGCTGAGGCCAAAGTGGAGGAGATCAGCGGGGTGGCCTTCATCTTCAACCAGAAGTTCTTTCAGGATCTAAGGGAAGCCACTG GGATTGATCTGGAAAACATTGTCTACTATAAGGATGACACGCACTACTTTGTGATGACTGCCAAGAAGCAGAGTCTGCTGGAGAAGGGCGTCATTCTGCAC GATTATGTGGACACAGAGATGCTTCTATCCAGGTCTAATGTGGACCAAGCTGCTTTGCTGTCCTACGCCAGAGAGGCAGCTGACTTCTCCACCAATCACCAGCTGCCCAAGCTGGACTTCGCCATCAACCATTACGGGCAGCCTGATGTGGCCATGTTTGACTTCACGTGCATGTACGCCTCGGAAAATGCCGCGCTGGTGCGCCAACGCAACGGCCACCAGCTGCTCGTAGCTATAGTTGGAGACAGCCTTCTGGAG CCATTCTGGCCAATGGGGACAGGCATTGCACGAGGCTTCCTGGCGGCCATGGACTCGGCGTGGATGGTGAGAAGCTGGGCACAGGGCGCGTCTCCTCTCGAGGTGTTGGCGGAGAG GGAGAGTATATATCGTCTGCTCCCACAAACCACTCCAGAGAACGTGAGTAAGAACTACAGTCAGTACACATTGGATCCCACAACACGCTACCCCAACATCAGTCTGCACCTGCTCCGGCCCAATCAG GTACGGCATCTCCTAGACACTGGGGAAACCAGGGAAATTCGCATCGACATGGAGAACGTGGTCAACTCTTCGACTCCCAAACTCACGAGGAATG aACTTCTGCTTGAGAAGCAGTTCCAAG AGTCTGTAGCGCGCTCCAGCAAGCTGCTAAACTGGTGTCAGAGGCAGACGGATGGCTATAGAGGGGTCAGTGTGTCTGATCTCACCATGTCATGGAAGAGTGGCTTGGCTTTGTGTGCCCTTATCTATCGCTACAGGCCAGACCTCAT TGATTTTGACTCGCTGGACGAGAAGGACGTGGAGAAGAATAACCAGTTGGCTTTTGACATTGCTGAGAAGGAGTTCGGGATTTCGCCCATTATGACTGGGAAGGAGATGTCTATTGTAGTGGAGCCTGACAAGCTCTCCATGGTCATGTACCTCAGCCAGTTCTATGAGATGTTCAAGGACACAGTGCCCCCTGGTG aaaacCACAACCTGAGTCCAGAGGAAAAGGCTGCGCTGATCGCCAGCACTAAGTCTCCCATCTCCTTCCTCAGCAAACTTGGTCAAAGCATCAACATCTCGAGGAAACGCAACCCCAAG CAGGATAAGAAGGAGAAGGAGCTTGACGGATTGGGGAAGAGGAGAAAGACGAGTCAGACCGGCCAGTCTGAAGAT GAGGAGCCTCAGCGGCCAGTGCGTGATGAGCGAACTTTTGTAGCCACGGCTCTAACGGAGCGTAGGGTCGACCCCACTGCAGCGGCTAACAACAACAAGGTGAAGTCCATGGCCACTCAGCTGCTAGCCAAGTTTGAGGAGAATGCACCGGTACAGTCTACTGGACTCAAAAGACAG ATTGACTCTATGCCTGATCTGGGGCTTGCGCTGTCTCCCTCCCTGCCATCCACCTCTCTGAAAGAGCCAGTGCAGCTGGCACCACTTCCCGCATGGAGAAAG GCTAGCAGAAGCAGCGATGGCCTGCGGAGCTGCCCTAAGAAAACCATTCTGCTCtatcctcctcctccatcatcttCCTCTCCATCGCTCTCTTCACATACACAG AAGAATGTTCTCAAACTGGTGATagatgaacatgacagtgatgaCGATGACAACCAGGATCATCTGACATTCTCTTACAGG GAAAGTGAGTTCAGATCTGTGGAGCCCGTCCATGTCGTTAACATTCAGGAGAGAGCTGAAGCGCTAGCCGCTAAGTTTACAGGGCAGTCCAGCAAGCCTGAAAAACCCCAG CCGATGAAAAAGCCATCACGCTTCTTTCTTCAGCAGTGGCTTTTGAGCCATGGGTTACACCCAGGACAGCCGTCCTGCTCCCCTGATCCTCAGCAGGAG GAGACACAGAGTTTGCGATTGCACTCTGATGATCAAGTGCCTATACACATCCCTAGCATCCAGGAGCGAGCCGAGAGGTTAGCCTCTCTGTTCAAAGACAAGCCTGCTAGACCCAAG CCTAAGAAAAAGCCCTCGCGCTTTCTTATCGAGCAGTGGCACAGAAAGCGGGAGATGTCCACTGATCCTCAGCTCACTTCACTCTCCTTGAACCGACAG ATGTATACAGGTGGCGTGAGCTTGTTGGCTGAGCAAATAGCCAATCAGCTTCAGCCTCAGGAGGACTGCCGGAGCCGTCCCGATAAGAGGGAATTG GGTTCCTTGCGGAAGGAGTTTCCACAAAACATTGGAGGCAGCGATGTGTGTTTCTTCTGCCGGAAGCGTGTGTATGTGATGGAGCGACTGAGTGCGGAGGGCAAGTTCTTTCACCGCAGCTGCTTTAAGTGTGACTATTGCGGCACCACGCTGAGACTGTCGTCCTACGCCTTTGACGTGGAGGATG ggaAGTTTTACTGTAAGCCGCATTACTGTTACCGGTTGTCTGGGCAGGCTCAGAGGAAAAGGcctgctcctcctgctgctcctctCCAGCCGAAG GAATCCCAGGCACCAGTGATACCTGCAGCCAGCTTGGATGCCCCTGGGGCTCCATGTCCGGTGGAGCGTGGGCCCTCAG CTCCCGAGGTGAATGGTCTGGCTGAGCCCAGTGTGGCAAAACGTCTGAAAGGAACTCCTGAGCGCATTGAGCTGGAGAACTACCGGCTGTCCATGCAGAGAGAGGAGGAGCTAGAGGAGGTGCCAGAGGAGACGCTGGCCGAGCACAACCTCAGCAGCGTGCTGGATAAAGGCACGGACGTGGACGAGGGCTCCAG TAGCTCGGAGTCTGACATGGAGGAAGAGGGTGAGGAGCTGGAGCCACCAGCCAACTCTGACCTGGGTGGAGTGCCATGGAAGGAGGCCGTGGAGCTCCACGCCAAACTGAAGGCTGGCAGCGAAGCTGGGGCAAGCAGGAAGGAGGGAGActtggaggaagaggaggaagaagaggagggagatgaggaagaggatgaggaggaggaggaggatgaggaagaagaagaggaggatgaagaagaagaagaatcaagTGATG AGGGGGAGTATTACCCTTGGGAAAGGGAGCTCCAGTCAGGTCTATGGCTGGAGAACCTGAAAGATGAAGAGGATACAGGTACCTTTAAAG CCAGGAACCTGCGAATTCAACAAACCTTGGAGCCAGTGGACCCTGTGCTCCCCCAGACGGAGGGGGAAAAGGAGGAGTGCTCAGATTCGGGCTCTCTTCCTTCACTCCTCACGCAGAACACCCAGCCTGTCTCCTGCACAG TCCCCTCCCACAAATCATTGCGGCACGAGGCTGTCAGGGCCTGGCTGGACTCCATGTCTGGAG AGCCCTGTgtagaagatgaagaagagccTGAGGCTGAAGCAGGAAGCCCAGACATTGAGCCTGGCACTGAGCTGGATGAAG AGGACATCCCTTCAGATGCAGAAGCTGAAGCTCGCTCGCAGCTTGTTGAGGATCCTGAGCCTCTTCCAGTAGACACTGGGAAGCCAGCGAGCCTAGAGCAAGTTTCCAGAATTG AGCATACAGAACGGGTGTCTGTTAGTCCAAAGGAAATCATTGTAGACGTTATTCTCACTCCAATCCCAAAGCCAAGTACACCTACAGAGGAG ATCAAAGAAAAGTTGACTCCAGTGCTGATTAAATCTCCAGGCACACGCTTTTTTCCTGAGCCCTTTTTGCCTGATTATACCAAAACAGAGGTCCCACCATCACCTGAGGTTAAGACACCAAATACTCCTGTCGCGGTGGCATCTCCTATCCGCTTCCAGCCAGCGCCCCTACCAGATACGGTCACCCCCAAATCTCCTGTCCAGGTTGAGTCTTGTGCCTGCTCACCTTCAGCCAACCCCTTATCCCCAATTTGTGCTCAGCCCCTACCATGCCAGGAGCCCTCCTCACCCCTCTCTTCAGGCTCTCCTGTGAGGACTCAACCAGTTCCTGCTGTAACTTCCACTCCTCTGACAAAACCTGCCTCAGAGAGGACTACCACAGAATCTCTGAATGCAAAGGATTCGACAGTGGAGACGCCAGTCAAGAAGACTGACATCATTGAAGAGTTCTGGCTGAAGAGTGCTGAGATTAGGAGGAGCTTAGGGCTCATCCCACTGGACAGGAGCAAAGCTGTAGAGAAGAGCATTATTAAAACCCCTACCGCAGATCCTGTATTGTCTAAACCCCCGATCTCAGAGGACATATCGGAGAAGCCAGCATTCACAGGCCGCACAGTCATCCACAGACTCAATATTACTGTTGAGGGTCAGGTAATCTCTCCTGTAGAACCCAAGAGTAGTAGCTCAGAGAGGAAGGATCTGAGCAGTAGCTCTGGTCTGGGCTTGAACGATAGCAACACAACTAGTCAGACGCCTACCTGTGATAGCATTAACAACTCTGACTCAACCATGCTTACACCTCCTTCCAgtcctccaccacctccaccaaaTGAGGAGCCAGCAACTCTCACAAAGAAGAAGCCTCAAGTGTCTTGGGAGAAGCTATCTACTCCCAGTAAGGAACCTGAAGTGGAGAAAGCACCCACTAAAGTGAAAACTCCTACCAGTCCAAATCAGGACACATTTGTGACTGTTCCAGTAGCTGCTCCCAGAACTAACCCCCCAGTGGTGATGAGGATAAAGGAGCCCAATAAACCACGCCGAGAAGAAGTGAGGAAGTCCTTTGCAGAGTGCGTAGACGAGATTCCATTTGCTGATGATGTGGAGGACACGTATGATGATCGTACCCCTGACACAAGCATGCAGGATAGGTTTTACACCCCACCCACCAGCAGAGTGAACAGGGACAAGCCTTCCCTCCACCTCGCTTTGGCTATGGAGAATGGAAAACCCAACATCCATGGAGGTCTCGTGTCCAGATCAGTGAAGGGTCCCCAGCACTTTTCTCCTGAAGCCAAGGAGATTGCTGAAGAGCGgatgagggagagggagaaatcTGTGAAAAGTCAAGCTCTTAAGGATGCCATGGCCAAgcagattaataaaatgaaagaggCTGAGTCAAATAAGGGCGCTGTGGCCAAAGTGGCTTGGAACGTTTCGGACGTAGCTGTTAAACACAAGCAGCGCTCAAGTTCTCCAAAGTCTTCAGCTGTGAAAGCCTTGGAGAGCAAAAAACAAGCAGAGGGGCTTCCTGACCGTTTCTTTACCTCACCTTTAAATAAGAGTGTGGACAGTTCTGTCACCTCATCTGAGAGTTCCACAGGAGGCAAGAGTAAAAAACGTAGCTCCCTTTTCTCTCCGCGTAAGaacaagaaagagaagaaggcaAAAAATGAAAGCAGACACTCTGGTACAGAAGAGACCCCACCCAAACACAAGTCCTTGTGGAAAGCTGTATTTTCCGGCTACAAgaaagacaagaagaagaaagatgaCAAGTCTTCTCCGAGCACACCCTCTAGCTCCACAACAGTGGACtcaggaaagaagaaaggatCGCCTGTGGCAAGGTCCTCAG ATTTGCATTTGAGAAGAAACCTCAGCTTTTCCGAGGACTCAGATCTGTCCTGTGATGATGTTCTGGAAAGATCCTCTCAGAAGTCGAAGGCGGAT TCTGTTTATGTTCCTCATGCATTGGCGTTCAAGAGATCATATGCCACGAAG AAGACATACACTGAGGAAGAGCTAAATGCCAAGCTCACACGTAAGGTCCAGAAGGCAGCTCGGCGTCAGGCCAAGCAGGAGGAGCTGAAGAGGCTCCACAGGGCTCAG ATCATTCAGAGACAGCTAGAGCAGGTGGAGGAGAAACAGAGGCAGCTGGAGGAGAGGGGTGTAGCAGTGGAGAAGGCTCTGCGAGGGGAAGCAG